One segment of Cyprinus carpio isolate SPL01 chromosome A17, ASM1834038v1, whole genome shotgun sequence DNA contains the following:
- the LOC109099633 gene encoding galectin-3-like isoform X2 produces MDLSDALDFPQQNNQQAGGAVWPGQPANPTWPGQPVNPTWPGQPVNPTWPGQPVNPTWPGQPANPTWPGQPANPTCPGQPANPTCPGQPANPTWPGQPANPTWPAQPNQPAWPGQPGQPTAPGWPGPAPQTSPRALTVPFDLPLQSGIYNKMLITIAGEIKLNANNFTVNFKRGSDIAFHLNPRFNEGGRQVIVRNSMIGNQWGREERELPSFPFVPGKPFELKILCTDTEFKVAVNKSHLLEYKHRIRELNQIRDLSVYGDVTLSSVNVETLQ; encoded by the exons ATGGAT CTTTCAGATGCCCTTGACTTCCCACAGCAAAATAATCAGCAGGCAGGAGGCGCAGTATGGCCCGGCCAACCAGCCAACCCCACCTGGCCTGGTCAGCCCGTTAACCCCACCTGGCCTG GTCAGCCCGTTAACCCCACCTGGCCTGGTCAGCCCGTTAACCCCACCTGGCCCGGTCAGCCCGCTAACCCCACCTGGCCCGGTCAGCCCGCTAACCCCACCTGTCCTGGTCAGCCCGCTAACCCCACCTGTCCTGGTCAGCCCGCTAACCCCACCTGGCCCGGTCAGCCCGCTAACCCCACCTGGCCTGCACAGCCAAACCAACCAGCTTGGCCTGGACAGCCCGGGCAGCCTACAGCTCCTGGGTGGCCTGGACCTGCACCACAAACCAGCCCCAGAGCACTA acTGTGCCATTTGACCTCCCACTGCAAAGTGGAATCTATAACAAGATGCTCATCACCATCGCTGGAGAGATCAAACTCAATGCTAATAa TTTCACAGTTAATTTTAAGAGAGGCAGCGACATTGCGTTTCATCTAAACCCCCGGTTCAATGAAGGCGGAAGGCAAGTGATTGTGCGAAACAGCATGATTGGGAACCAGTGGGGCAGAGAAGAGCGCGAGCTCCCCTCCTTCCCGTTTGTCCCAGGAAAGCCTTTTGAG CTGAAGATCTTATGCACTGACACTGAATTCAAAGTGGCTGTGAACAAATCGCACCTTCTGGAATACAAACATCGGATCCGTGAGCTCAACCAGATCAGAGATCTTAGTGTCTACGGTGATGTCACCCTCAGCTCTGTAAACGTGGAGACGCTGCAGTGA
- the LOC109099633 gene encoding galectin-3-like isoform X3, protein MDLSDALDFPQQNNQQAGGAVWPGQPANPTWPGQPVNPTWPGQPVNPTWPGQPANPTWPGQPANPTCPGQPANPTCPGQPANPTWPGQPANPTWPAQPNQPAWPGQPGQPTAPGWPGPAPQTSPRALTVPFDLPLQSGIYNKMLITIAGEIKLNANNFTVNFKRGSDIAFHLNPRFNEGGRQVIVRNSMIGNQWGREERELPSFPFVPGKPFELKILCTDTEFKVAVNKSHLLEYKHRIRELNQIRDLSVYGDVTLSSVNVETLQ, encoded by the exons ATGGAT CTTTCAGATGCCCTTGACTTCCCACAGCAAAATAATCAGCAGGCAGGAGGCGCAGTATGGCCCGGCCAACCAGCCAACCCCACCTGGCCTG GTCAGCCCGTTAACCCCACCTGGCCTGGTCAGCCCGTTAACCCCACCTGGCCCGGTCAGCCCGCTAACCCCACCTGGCCCGGTCAGCCCGCTAACCCCACCTGTCCTGGTCAGCCCGCTAACCCCACCTGTCCTGGTCAGCCCGCTAACCCCACCTGGCCCGGTCAGCCCGCTAACCCCACCTGGCCTGCACAGCCAAACCAACCAGCTTGGCCTGGACAGCCCGGGCAGCCTACAGCTCCTGGGTGGCCTGGACCTGCACCACAAACCAGCCCCAGAGCACTA acTGTGCCATTTGACCTCCCACTGCAAAGTGGAATCTATAACAAGATGCTCATCACCATCGCTGGAGAGATCAAACTCAATGCTAATAa TTTCACAGTTAATTTTAAGAGAGGCAGCGACATTGCGTTTCATCTAAACCCCCGGTTCAATGAAGGCGGAAGGCAAGTGATTGTGCGAAACAGCATGATTGGGAACCAGTGGGGCAGAGAAGAGCGCGAGCTCCCCTCCTTCCCGTTTGTCCCAGGAAAGCCTTTTGAG CTGAAGATCTTATGCACTGACACTGAATTCAAAGTGGCTGTGAACAAATCGCACCTTCTGGAATACAAACATCGGATCCGTGAGCTCAACCAGATCAGAGATCTTAGTGTCTACGGTGATGTCACCCTCAGCTCTGTAAACGTGGAGACGCTGCAGTGA
- the LOC109099633 gene encoding galectin-3-like isoform X1, producing MDLSDALDFPQQNNQQAGGAVWPGQPANPTWPGQPVNPTWPGQPANPTAANPTWPGQPVNPTWPGQPVNPTWPGQPANPTWPGQPANPTCPGQPANPTCPGQPANPTWPGQPANPTWPAQPNQPAWPGQPGQPTAPGWPGPAPQTSPRALTVPFDLPLQSGIYNKMLITIAGEIKLNANNFTVNFKRGSDIAFHLNPRFNEGGRQVIVRNSMIGNQWGREERELPSFPFVPGKPFELKILCTDTEFKVAVNKSHLLEYKHRIRELNQIRDLSVYGDVTLSSVNVETLQ from the exons ATGGAT CTTTCAGATGCCCTTGACTTCCCACAGCAAAATAATCAGCAGGCAGGAGGCGCAGTATGGCCCGGCCAACCAGCCAACCCCACCTGGCCTGGTCAGCCCGTTAACCCCACCTGGCCTGGTCAGCCCGCTAACCCCACTGCCGCCAACCCCACCTGGCCTGGTCAGCCCGTTAACCCCACCTGGCCTGGTCAGCCCGTTAACCCCACCTGGCCCGGTCAGCCCGCTAACCCCACCTGGCCCGGTCAGCCCGCTAACCCCACCTGTCCTGGTCAGCCCGCTAACCCCACCTGTCCTGGTCAGCCCGCTAACCCCACCTGGCCCGGTCAGCCCGCTAACCCCACCTGGCCTGCACAGCCAAACCAACCAGCTTGGCCTGGACAGCCCGGGCAGCCTACAGCTCCTGGGTGGCCTGGACCTGCACCACAAACCAGCCCCAGAGCACTA acTGTGCCATTTGACCTCCCACTGCAAAGTGGAATCTATAACAAGATGCTCATCACCATCGCTGGAGAGATCAAACTCAATGCTAATAa TTTCACAGTTAATTTTAAGAGAGGCAGCGACATTGCGTTTCATCTAAACCCCCGGTTCAATGAAGGCGGAAGGCAAGTGATTGTGCGAAACAGCATGATTGGGAACCAGTGGGGCAGAGAAGAGCGCGAGCTCCCCTCCTTCCCGTTTGTCCCAGGAAAGCCTTTTGAG CTGAAGATCTTATGCACTGACACTGAATTCAAAGTGGCTGTGAACAAATCGCACCTTCTGGAATACAAACATCGGATCCGTGAGCTCAACCAGATCAGAGATCTTAGTGTCTACGGTGATGTCACCCTCAGCTCTGTAAACGTGGAGACGCTGCAGTGA